A portion of the Marinobacter alexandrii genome contains these proteins:
- a CDS encoding CusA/CzcA family heavy metal efflux RND transporter, translated as MLQYIIGFSLKNKLIVLLFTYSIVGFGLYALMNIPIGAVPDVTNNQVQVITTSRDLSTQDVEQFITYPVELEMANLPGVKEIRSVSKFGLSVVTIVFEDQMGTYLPRQLIAEKIKTAAENIPSGFGSPEMGPISTGLGEIYQYVLEVDPAYADQYSIMELRTIQDWIVRRQLSGIPGVVEVNTWGGFLKQYEVAINPNRLRAMDISVSSIFRALQMNNSIAGGGYIEKGDQAYFIRGEGLTKSLEEIANIVVENRDGLPVYVKDVAKVQYGHATRFGAITGNGEGEKVLGQVMMLKDANPKAVIEAVKARVDEIQYTLPEGISINPFLERSELIGKTTATVAENLILGCLIVVLVVVLLLGNLRTGLVVASVIPLCLLFAISLMYIFGVDANLMSLGAIDFGIIIDGAVIIVEFVAFRIAAEQAQILNAPLSERKSIIDAITFESTHKMMHSAVFGQLIIMIVFIPILSLINVEGKMFRPMALTFCFALLGAMIFCFTYVPVISSMCLKPPKSEKRNVSFRFISWLKAQYQPILNGVLNHAKAVMILAIGLLVSALALFSTLGGEFVPTLDEGDFVIQPVLETGTSLSKTVKITTQIEQVIGSFSEVDQVVTRIGAAEVPTDPMSMEETDVIIKLHPKHDWQIVRTKDELANAIKEALQKTIPHVDYEFTQPIEMRFNELITGVRADLAIKIFGDDLSVLAAKAGEIAKLIERVDGASDITVEKVEGLPQMSVEYDRGKIARYGLNISGVNDIISMGFAGKVAGSVFDGERRFDLVIRFDENYRKDIQNLQNAFVATSSGLQIPLRELAKISYTKGPAKISRDDTRRRIVVSVNVRNRDLESVVEDVESLIAANITFPPGYSVAYGGQFENLQSAKERLTYAVPLALLLIFVMLRFAFQSTKEALMIYSAIPLAAVGGVLFLWIRDMPFSISAGVGFIALFGIAVLNGIVLVEHYKELKVDENMDLRTLVLQGTSSRLRPVLLTASAAATGFLPMAISTSAGAEVQRPLATVVIGGLVTATILTLIVLPALYYLLEGKKRRFQTNPKMAILLFVFLPFLGYSQSRAVTLREAIQIARQNNARLQAQKVSVEKQKVLQGTAFDFDKTQVYYQYDENNIAPNDSPLKIWGIQQNLRFPTTYTSKQKLNQAKEELERRQYAIEERILEEKVSKAFYHILYVLYLRDQYQFLDSIYTRFSNAAGRRFRLGESNELERLTSESQHNEIRLQLDQTENELSMAYTSLQQWIQANEPVKVIPPSLDRVNILPFDSLNHPVIRYLDQEKQWSVEATKMLQSDWLPDIQLEYFQGTNDAINAQTYSGFQVGLDIPLLFGAQKSKVKASKLNQEQVSFNRLDYQRQLVARWKKLNLELARHDQSLQYYDSTGKQLSESLINAAFRSFESGEIDFFQYIQTMDRAVSIRVSYLESLGKYNEIALSINYLMN; from the coding sequence ATGCTGCAATATATAATTGGGTTCAGCTTAAAGAATAAGCTGATTGTTTTGTTATTCACCTACTCAATTGTTGGATTTGGCTTGTATGCGTTGATGAATATCCCCATTGGGGCTGTGCCAGATGTAACAAACAATCAGGTACAAGTAATTACCACCTCGCGAGATCTTTCTACTCAAGATGTAGAACAGTTTATTACCTATCCTGTAGAACTGGAAATGGCTAATCTTCCTGGTGTGAAAGAAATCCGATCTGTTTCTAAGTTTGGATTATCAGTCGTAACCATCGTTTTTGAGGACCAGATGGGCACATATCTTCCGCGTCAACTCATCGCTGAGAAGATTAAAACAGCTGCTGAAAATATACCTTCAGGTTTTGGTTCACCAGAGATGGGCCCAATCTCGACAGGATTAGGGGAAATCTACCAATACGTGCTTGAAGTAGATCCTGCCTATGCAGATCAATACTCGATAATGGAACTACGTACTATTCAGGATTGGATTGTAAGAAGGCAGCTTTCAGGAATTCCTGGGGTAGTAGAAGTGAATACGTGGGGTGGCTTTCTCAAGCAATATGAAGTAGCAATCAACCCGAATCGATTAAGAGCGATGGATATCTCAGTATCCTCCATATTCAGAGCATTGCAAATGAATAATAGTATAGCTGGTGGAGGCTACATCGAGAAAGGAGATCAGGCGTATTTCATTCGGGGAGAGGGATTAACCAAAAGCCTTGAAGAAATAGCCAACATTGTAGTGGAAAATCGGGATGGACTTCCTGTTTATGTTAAAGATGTAGCTAAAGTACAATATGGACATGCTACACGGTTCGGAGCGATAACCGGTAATGGCGAGGGAGAGAAAGTATTGGGACAAGTCATGATGTTGAAAGATGCTAACCCTAAGGCAGTCATTGAGGCAGTGAAGGCCAGAGTCGATGAAATTCAATATACCTTACCAGAAGGCATTTCAATTAATCCATTTTTAGAACGAAGTGAGCTGATTGGTAAGACCACAGCAACTGTAGCCGAAAACCTGATTCTTGGATGCCTGATTGTGGTCTTAGTTGTGGTTCTCTTGTTGGGTAATTTGCGTACAGGCCTGGTGGTTGCTTCCGTGATTCCACTATGCTTACTTTTTGCCATTTCTCTAATGTATATCTTCGGTGTAGACGCAAATCTGATGAGTTTGGGTGCCATCGACTTTGGGATCATCATAGATGGGGCAGTGATCATTGTTGAATTTGTTGCCTTTCGCATTGCTGCCGAGCAAGCGCAAATATTGAATGCACCATTATCTGAACGGAAATCTATCATTGACGCCATTACTTTCGAGAGTACACATAAGATGATGCATTCAGCAGTGTTTGGTCAATTGATCATCATGATTGTATTCATTCCAATCTTGTCTCTGATCAATGTAGAAGGCAAAATGTTTCGGCCCATGGCACTCACATTTTGCTTTGCCCTTCTGGGAGCAATGATTTTTTGTTTTACGTATGTCCCAGTGATTTCGAGCATGTGTTTGAAACCACCAAAGTCAGAAAAACGAAATGTTTCATTTCGATTCATCTCCTGGCTTAAGGCTCAGTATCAGCCGATATTGAATGGCGTCTTGAACCATGCAAAGGCTGTAATGATATTAGCTATAGGATTACTAGTCAGTGCTTTGGCCCTTTTTTCCACACTAGGTGGAGAGTTTGTTCCTACCTTGGACGAAGGGGATTTTGTGATCCAACCGGTTCTTGAAACCGGCACCTCATTGAGTAAAACGGTAAAAATAACGACACAAATAGAGCAAGTCATTGGCAGTTTCTCGGAGGTCGATCAAGTGGTGACACGCATTGGAGCCGCGGAAGTCCCTACAGATCCCATGTCCATGGAAGAAACAGATGTGATCATTAAGCTGCACCCGAAACATGACTGGCAAATAGTGAGAACAAAAGATGAATTAGCGAACGCTATCAAAGAAGCTCTACAAAAGACTATTCCTCATGTAGATTATGAATTTACACAGCCTATAGAAATGCGCTTCAACGAGCTAATAACGGGAGTTAGGGCCGATTTGGCAATTAAAATATTTGGAGATGACCTTTCGGTTTTAGCTGCAAAAGCTGGGGAAATAGCGAAGCTAATCGAACGTGTAGATGGCGCCTCTGATATTACCGTAGAGAAGGTAGAAGGATTACCTCAAATGAGCGTTGAGTATGATCGAGGAAAAATTGCTCGCTATGGACTGAATATCTCGGGTGTCAATGATATCATTAGCATGGGCTTTGCAGGGAAGGTAGCTGGAAGTGTATTCGATGGGGAGCGAAGATTTGATCTGGTTATACGATTCGACGAAAATTATCGAAAGGATATCCAAAATCTACAGAATGCTTTTGTGGCCACATCATCTGGTTTGCAGATACCACTCAGAGAATTGGCTAAGATCTCTTATACGAAGGGGCCAGCTAAGATTTCCCGCGATGATACGAGACGAAGAATAGTGGTGAGTGTAAATGTTCGTAATCGAGACCTGGAGTCTGTAGTAGAAGATGTGGAATCGTTGATAGCAGCCAATATCACATTTCCCCCTGGTTACTCAGTAGCCTATGGTGGGCAGTTTGAAAATCTTCAAAGTGCAAAAGAACGCCTCACATATGCTGTGCCTTTAGCTCTCTTATTGATTTTTGTTATGCTTCGTTTTGCTTTTCAATCCACAAAAGAAGCTCTGATGATCTATAGTGCTATTCCGCTAGCTGCTGTGGGCGGAGTGCTTTTTCTCTGGATTCGTGATATGCCATTCAGCATTTCAGCAGGAGTAGGATTTATTGCTCTTTTTGGTATCGCTGTGCTCAATGGGATTGTGCTGGTCGAACATTATAAAGAACTCAAAGTAGATGAAAATATGGATTTAAGAACCCTGGTACTACAAGGAACCTCATCCCGACTGAGACCCGTTTTACTCACGGCCTCAGCAGCTGCTACAGGTTTTTTGCCAATGGCTATTTCTACTTCCGCAGGAGCTGAAGTACAAAGACCTTTAGCTACGGTGGTGATAGGAGGCTTGGTTACAGCAACAATATTGACGCTGATTGTGCTTCCAGCGTTGTATTATCTTCTGGAGGGGAAAAAACGTAGGTTTCAAACTAATCCAAAAATGGCTATTCTTTTGTTTGTCTTCTTGCCCTTTCTGGGGTATTCGCAGAGCAGAGCAGTTACCCTTCGGGAAGCAATCCAAATTGCCAGACAAAACAATGCCCGACTTCAGGCACAGAAGGTTAGCGTGGAGAAGCAAAAAGTGCTTCAGGGAACTGCGTTTGACTTTGACAAAACTCAGGTTTATTACCAATATGATGAGAACAACATCGCACCAAATGATAGCCCATTGAAAATATGGGGTATCCAACAAAACTTGCGCTTTCCGACGACCTACACGAGTAAACAAAAGCTAAATCAAGCTAAAGAGGAATTGGAAAGGAGGCAATACGCAATTGAAGAGCGTATATTGGAAGAGAAGGTCTCCAAAGCCTTTTATCATATCTTGTATGTACTATATCTCAGGGATCAGTATCAGTTTTTAGATAGCATATATACAAGGTTTTCCAATGCAGCCGGAAGGCGGTTCAGGTTGGGCGAATCCAATGAGCTGGAAAGACTTACTTCAGAAAGCCAGCATAACGAAATCCGATTGCAGCTGGATCAAACAGAAAATGAGTTGTCCATGGCATATACTTCACTTCAGCAGTGGATACAAGCCAATGAACCAGTGAAAGTTATTCCGCCATCACTTGACCGAGTCAACATCCTCCCATTTGATTCACTGAATCACCCAGTGATACGCTACCTCGATCAGGAAAAACAATGGTCTGTGGAAGCAACTAAGATGCTACAAAGTGACTGGCTGCCAGATATACAGCTAGAGTACTTTCAAGGTACCAATGATGCTATCAATGCGCAGACTTATTCTGGGTTTCAGGTAGGGTTGGATATTCCTCTTCTTTTTGGGGCCCAAAAATCAAAAGTAAAGGCGAGCAAACTTAATCAGGAGCAGGTGTCGTTCAATCGCTTGGATTACCAAAGACAACTGGTGGCACGCTGGAAAAAGCTTAATCTGGAATTAGCAAGACATGACCAGTCACTGCAGTATTATGACTCAACTGGAAAGCAGTTGTCGGAATCCTTGATTAATGCGGCATTTCGCTCGTTTGAGAGTGGTGAGATAGACTTCTTCCAATACATCCAGACAATGGATCGAGCAGTAAGTATTCGTGTGAGTTATTTAGAAAGCCTGGGAAAGTACAATGAAATAGCACTTTCAATTAACTATTTGATGAACTAG
- a CDS encoding OsmC family protein, translated as MRRLNKTNAALTMEFTLNSESVARSDGSIIVKESIINFGTTDDTADTLPSPAELFLGSFSSCILKNVERFSKMLKFEYQKASIQVSAKRLEDPPRMGDITYKLSIYSTDKNLNTHLLKKNIKKFGTIYNTVKTSCKISGNILQV; from the coding sequence TTGAGAAGATTAAATAAAACCAATGCAGCACTAACTATGGAATTCACTCTAAACTCAGAATCAGTAGCCAGAAGCGATGGATCAATCATTGTCAAGGAATCGATCATTAATTTCGGAACAACCGATGATACAGCAGATACCCTTCCAAGTCCTGCAGAGTTGTTCCTTGGGTCTTTCTCTTCTTGTATACTTAAAAATGTAGAACGATTTTCGAAAATGCTAAAGTTCGAATATCAAAAAGCAAGCATACAAGTAAGTGCCAAAAGGCTTGAAGATCCACCTCGTATGGGTGACATCACATACAAACTCTCTATTTATAGCACTGACAAGAATCTGAACACTCACTTACTAAAAAAGAACATTAAAAAATTCGGCACGATTTACAATACGGTAAAAACTTCCTGCAAAATTTCGGGGAATATACTTCAGGTTTGA
- a CDS encoding amino acid racemase: MKTLGMIGGTSWFSTIEYYKLINEQVGEKIGTQGNPPLILHSINIELMRRQDKEEINAKYLDVSLKLQQAGAEAIIICANTPHMVYPYVQPKIDIPILHIAEATGNEAAKKGLKKLGLLGNRPTMTGNFIPSILSKQFKIQTIIPDEENLDQAHDYVSRELTQGIFSDEARGFFLEQMHLLQQKEAEGIILGCTELPLLVNETDFNIPLLPTTELHVKMAVDFILS; the protein is encoded by the coding sequence ATGAAAACATTAGGAATGATAGGCGGCACCTCATGGTTCTCAACCATTGAGTATTATAAACTGATAAATGAGCAGGTCGGTGAAAAGATTGGTACCCAAGGCAATCCTCCACTAATTCTTCACAGTATCAATATTGAATTGATGCGGAGGCAGGACAAGGAAGAGATTAATGCAAAGTACCTGGATGTTTCACTCAAACTCCAGCAAGCAGGAGCGGAGGCTATTATTATTTGTGCCAACACGCCACATATGGTTTATCCATATGTTCAACCCAAAATTGATATTCCTATCCTACATATCGCAGAGGCCACTGGAAACGAAGCGGCTAAGAAAGGTCTTAAAAAGCTGGGCCTACTTGGAAATAGGCCTACCATGACTGGGAATTTTATTCCGTCCATTTTAAGTAAGCAATTCAAGATACAAACCATCATCCCTGACGAAGAGAACCTGGACCAGGCTCACGATTATGTATCCAGAGAATTAACTCAGGGAATCTTTTCAGACGAAGCGAGAGGCTTTTTTCTAGAGCAAATGCATCTTCTTCAGCAGAAAGAAGCTGAAGGAATCATACTAGGATGCACTGAATTGCCCCTTTTGGTCAATGAGACGGACTTCAATATTCCTTTATTGCCAACAACAGAATTGCATGTGAAAATGGCTGTAGATTTTATCCTGAGTTAA
- a CDS encoding DUF2892 domain-containing protein, which yields MRNRIVHAVAGSFILVSLILSIYVNQNWLWFTAFVGANLLQSSFTKWCLMSNILKKLGVPE from the coding sequence ATGAGAAATAGAATTGTACATGCAGTAGCGGGAAGCTTTATTTTAGTAAGTCTGATACTGTCTATATATGTGAATCAAAATTGGTTGTGGTTCACCGCATTTGTAGGTGCCAATTTGTTGCAATCCTCTTTTACCAAATGGTGTCTTATGAGTAATATTCTCAAAAAACTGGGGGTTCCCGAGTAA
- a CDS encoding efflux RND transporter permease subunit, translating into MQEGISGKVANFFINSKLTILLMVALMIIGVYSSFLIPREEEPQINVPMADLMIGYPGASPMEVESRVVKPLEKVISNIKGVEHVHSMSMNGQAVMIVQFFVGEDIERSYVKLYDELMKHQNIFPEGVYQPLVKTRSIDDVPMLGLTLWSEHYDDYQLRRIAEELTSEIEKIKDVAITKQIGGRTRQLKIVLDKDKMAENGVDPLGIMQMIKAGNSSSQSGKIVGNDEEFLVTTGRFLTTVEDVESLVVGVNKNMPVYLNQVAQVTDGPSTPSNYVSFGYGHSNEIFATHPSEYPAVTISVAKVKGADAMKVSEKILEQVEGLRKNLIPDDVKIEVTRNYGETASHKVGELLLHLGVAIIAVTVLVMLAMGWRGGLVVFFSVPLTFALTLFSYYMLDYTLNRITLFALVFVVGIVVDDSIIIAENMHRHFKSKRLPFKQAAIYAINEVGNPTILATFTVIAAILPMAFVSGMMGPYMSPMPIGASIAMMLSLFVALTVTPYLGYHLLREKDTNEKEEDQAHQTSRIYKIYKKIEQPFLDSKTKRWMMLGVTAVLLLGSMSLFYTKSVAVKMLPFDNKNEFQIVIDMPEGTTLERTAVVTKEVAQYLSTVPEVVNYQNYIGTSAPITFNGLVRHYDLRGGSNMADIQVNLLHKGDRSLDSHEIAKMVRPQVQKIAGKYGANVKVVEVPPGPPVLSTLVAEIYGPDYREQIKVAQQVKDLLTNTKDVVDVDWTVEEGQTEYILEVDREKAMLNGIVPQQVVGNLTYILREHPVSNLYDESSNNPIGIVLALDDGDKSSIRDIGSIKIKGTRGNLIPVGDLVEVVEDTLHATLYRKDQKRVVYVMADMAGDLESPAYAILGMTEKLQEFKLPTGYSIDELYLGQPSDESDFTVKWDGEWQITLEVFRDLGAAFLVVIIVIYMLIVGWFQNFKTPLVMMIAIPLSLVGIVLGHWLLGAYFTATSFIGMIALAGVMVRNSVLLIDFIEIRLKEGASMKQAIIDAGAVRTTPILLTTGAVVIGASIILFDPIFQGLAISLVAGAIVSTILTLIVVPLIYYMTENKKWENKQELK; encoded by the coding sequence ATGCAAGAGGGAATTTCAGGTAAAGTCGCCAATTTTTTCATTAACTCTAAGCTCACCATTCTACTTATGGTGGCTTTGATGATCATTGGAGTTTACAGCTCGTTTCTGATTCCAAGGGAGGAAGAGCCACAAATCAATGTGCCGATGGCGGATTTGATGATAGGTTATCCTGGAGCTAGTCCTATGGAGGTAGAAAGTCGTGTAGTGAAGCCTTTGGAAAAGGTGATATCCAATATCAAAGGAGTGGAACATGTTCACAGTATGTCCATGAATGGGCAGGCTGTCATGATTGTACAGTTTTTCGTCGGTGAAGACATAGAACGCTCCTATGTCAAGCTCTACGATGAGCTGATGAAGCATCAAAATATATTTCCTGAGGGAGTTTATCAGCCTTTGGTGAAGACCAGGTCTATCGACGATGTGCCGATGCTTGGTCTCACGCTCTGGAGTGAACATTATGACGATTATCAACTTAGACGAATCGCCGAGGAACTCACATCAGAAATAGAAAAAATTAAAGATGTAGCTATCACAAAGCAAATCGGTGGAAGAACACGACAACTTAAAATTGTACTTGACAAGGACAAGATGGCGGAAAATGGCGTGGATCCCCTTGGAATCATGCAGATGATCAAGGCTGGAAATAGTAGTTCTCAATCTGGAAAAATCGTTGGGAATGATGAGGAATTTTTGGTCACAACTGGTAGATTTCTTACTACTGTTGAAGATGTTGAAAGCCTTGTTGTTGGAGTAAACAAGAATATGCCCGTTTACCTGAACCAGGTTGCTCAAGTAACCGATGGGCCATCAACTCCTTCAAATTATGTATCCTTTGGCTATGGTCATTCCAACGAAATCTTTGCAACCCATCCATCAGAGTATCCTGCGGTCACCATTTCTGTGGCTAAGGTAAAAGGAGCGGATGCCATGAAAGTATCCGAGAAGATACTTGAGCAAGTGGAGGGGTTAAGGAAAAATTTGATACCCGATGATGTCAAGATTGAAGTAACCCGAAATTATGGTGAAACAGCATCACATAAAGTTGGAGAGTTACTGCTCCACCTTGGTGTTGCCATTATTGCTGTAACTGTATTGGTGATGTTAGCAATGGGCTGGCGAGGAGGATTGGTAGTCTTTTTCTCAGTGCCTCTGACCTTCGCCCTTACATTATTTAGTTATTACATGCTGGATTATACCCTTAATAGGATTACACTCTTTGCACTCGTGTTTGTTGTTGGTATTGTGGTTGATGATAGCATAATAATCGCTGAAAATATGCACCGCCATTTTAAATCAAAAAGGCTGCCGTTCAAGCAAGCAGCTATCTATGCGATCAACGAAGTTGGTAACCCTACGATTTTGGCAACTTTCACGGTTATTGCTGCCATTTTACCCATGGCCTTCGTCTCAGGAATGATGGGGCCGTATATGAGCCCAATGCCGATTGGTGCCTCCATAGCAATGATGCTTTCGTTATTTGTTGCGCTCACAGTTACGCCATACTTGGGATATCATTTGTTACGTGAAAAAGATACAAATGAAAAAGAGGAGGATCAAGCGCATCAGACCAGTCGGATTTACAAGATCTACAAGAAAATTGAACAACCTTTTCTAGATAGCAAAACCAAACGATGGATGATGCTTGGTGTAACGGCCGTTCTGTTACTGGGATCCATGAGTTTATTCTACACTAAGTCGGTGGCAGTAAAAATGTTGCCTTTTGACAATAAGAATGAATTCCAAATTGTCATTGATATGCCCGAGGGCACCACATTGGAGCGTACAGCAGTTGTGACGAAAGAGGTTGCTCAATATCTTTCTACCGTTCCAGAAGTAGTCAATTATCAAAATTACATAGGTACTTCAGCTCCCATCACTTTCAATGGTCTTGTAAGACATTATGACCTGCGAGGGGGAAGCAATATGGCTGATATTCAAGTAAACCTACTACATAAAGGAGATCGTTCACTAGATAGCCATGAAATCGCAAAGATGGTTAGGCCACAAGTGCAAAAAATTGCAGGAAAGTACGGGGCTAATGTAAAAGTGGTGGAGGTACCACCAGGCCCACCTGTTTTGTCTACTTTGGTAGCAGAGATATATGGGCCAGATTATCGTGAGCAAATCAAAGTAGCTCAACAGGTAAAGGATCTATTGACAAACACAAAGGATGTGGTTGATGTAGACTGGACGGTAGAGGAGGGGCAGACTGAATATATACTGGAAGTCGATCGGGAAAAAGCGATGTTGAATGGAATTGTACCACAACAGGTGGTTGGAAACCTGACTTATATCTTAAGAGAGCATCCAGTCTCCAACCTTTACGATGAATCCTCCAACAATCCCATAGGAATTGTGCTTGCACTGGATGATGGTGACAAGTCTAGCATTAGAGATATTGGAAGTATCAAAATAAAAGGTACACGTGGAAACCTGATTCCCGTTGGTGACCTTGTAGAGGTCGTTGAAGACACCTTACATGCGACCCTCTATCGAAAAGATCAGAAGCGTGTTGTTTACGTGATGGCTGATATGGCTGGAGATTTAGAAAGCCCTGCATACGCTATTCTTGGGATGACAGAAAAGCTACAGGAGTTTAAGCTGCCTACTGGCTATTCAATAGATGAGTTGTATCTCGGTCAGCCTTCTGATGAATCTGATTTTACTGTAAAATGGGACGGAGAATGGCAGATCACACTTGAAGTATTTAGAGACCTTGGAGCGGCCTTTCTTGTGGTAATCATTGTCATCTACATGTTGATTGTGGGCTGGTTTCAGAACTTTAAAACACCATTGGTTATGATGATTGCCATTCCGCTTTCACTGGTAGGGATCGTTCTTGGGCATTGGTTGCTTGGAGCATATTTTACTGCTACATCCTTTATTGGGATGATTGCTCTGGCTGGTGTGATGGTGAGGAATTCAGTGCTCCTTATTGACTTTATCGAGATAAGACTAAAAGAAGGAGCTTCTATGAAGCAAGCGATAATTGATGCTGGTGCTGTACGAACAACACCGATTTTACTTACGACAGGAGCGGTGGTCATTGGCGCATCGATCATTTTGTTTGATCCGATTTTTCAGGGATTGGCCATATCCCTCGTAGCAGGTGCCATTGTGTCTACCATCCTCACACTCATTGTTGTACCACTGATTTATTATATGACGGAGAATAAAAAGTGGGAGAATAAGCAGGAGCTTAAATAA
- a CDS encoding efflux RND transporter periplasmic adaptor subunit: MKITSYIGIAVTALSIFSCGKKDQTEDMRLPPIQVRVSTGSSMLEAYPITASGKIEARNSANLSTRMMGMITKLNVSVGEKVRKDQQLLVISNSDLIAKKSQIEASILQATSAFQNAEKDYRRFKTLFEKESASEKELDDMATRYEIAKANLTAAREIKKEIEAQFSYTNITSPFDGVVINTFLKPGDMANPGMPLIAVEGTNEYQATVLVSEADISNIQKGSEALVLVKSLGKELQGTVTEVSPSAKNTGGQYLVKIDLDDKENGVLTGMFVNVKFSIKNASSSPGVSVPKAALIKQGQLTGIYAMGNGGTAILRWLRIGKENNGSVEVLSGLKANEQFIVSAKGKLYNGAKVIVETDKSQQ, from the coding sequence ATGAAAATAACAAGTTATATAGGCATAGCAGTCACCGCACTATCAATCTTTAGTTGTGGAAAAAAGGATCAAACTGAGGACATGCGGCTGCCACCAATCCAAGTCAGAGTGAGTACAGGTTCTTCTATGCTGGAGGCATATCCTATCACAGCCAGCGGCAAAATTGAGGCAAGAAATAGCGCCAACTTAAGCACCAGGATGATGGGAATGATCACAAAATTGAACGTGAGTGTAGGCGAAAAAGTCAGAAAAGATCAGCAACTTCTTGTAATAAGTAATTCAGATCTGATTGCTAAGAAGTCCCAGATAGAGGCTTCCATTTTGCAGGCAACAAGCGCATTTCAGAATGCAGAAAAAGACTATAGGCGGTTTAAAACACTCTTCGAAAAAGAGAGCGCTTCAGAGAAAGAACTGGATGACATGGCTACCAGGTATGAAATAGCAAAGGCAAATCTTACAGCAGCCAGGGAGATAAAAAAAGAGATTGAAGCACAATTTTCTTACACGAACATTACATCTCCATTTGATGGCGTAGTGATAAACACATTCCTAAAACCAGGTGATATGGCAAATCCAGGCATGCCTCTGATAGCAGTTGAAGGAACGAATGAATATCAAGCAACCGTCCTTGTATCGGAGGCGGATATTTCAAATATTCAGAAAGGCTCGGAAGCCCTGGTATTAGTTAAGTCGCTTGGAAAGGAACTTCAGGGCACAGTGACTGAAGTGAGTCCTTCGGCAAAGAATACGGGAGGACAATACCTGGTGAAAATTGATTTAGATGACAAGGAAAACGGGGTGCTTACTGGAATGTTTGTGAACGTAAAATTCTCTATAAAGAACGCCTCTTCTTCACCGGGAGTGTCAGTGCCTAAAGCTGCTTTGATAAAACAAGGACAACTAACAGGTATTTATGCGATGGGCAATGGCGGGACAGCCATTCTCAGATGGCTTAGGATTGGAAAAGAAAATAATGGTAGCGTAGAGGTTCTTTCCGGCTTAAAAGCCAATGAGCAATTCATCGTATCAGCGAAAGGAAAGTTATACAATGGTGCCAAAGTCATTGTGGAAACAGATAAAAGCCAACAGTAA